The DNA segment GGACCAAAAGTAAAGACAGTCCATGTTCAAGGAATCGGGCCGCTGATTGCGGACAGAGTCACGCTATTTTCATTGGCACGAACGTTGCTTCATTCTTTCACTGTCCTTGTTTTTCAGCCATAACGAACAGATCTCTTGCCAAGTGAGACTCATGAGAAAATTTTCTGCTTCTGAAGCATCAATTCAACCGACTGGGCCTCCATATGATATGCAGTTGATGACTTGTCTAGAGATCTGTAAAGCCCTGACTTCCACCTTCAATATGGACCAGATCCTCTTCATCATTATCAAGAGACTGAGTGAACTGTTGCGGGCAGACAACTGGACCCTTTTCCTGCTTGACTCGAAAAAGAAAGAACTCTACTTCGAAGTGGTGGTGGGACTGGACAAGGAAACACTCGAGGATGTCCGCATCAAGGTGGGTGAAGGAATCGCCGGCACTGTCGCCCGTACAGGCGAACCTGTCCTGGTTCCTGACGTCAGGCTGGACGACAGGTTCTGCAACCGAGTCGACAACCTCACTGGTTTCGTCACTCGTTCCTTGATCTGTCTGCCTCTGAAGATGCAGGGGTCGATTATCGGGGTCCTGGAAGTGGTAAACCCCGAAGATCAGACCCTGTTTCAGCCGGAGTTCATGCCTGTGCTGGCAATACTGGCCGACTACGTTGCCATTGCCATCAATAATGCGAGAAATTATAAACAGATCGAACTTCTCAGCATTACTGATGATGTTACCGGCTACTATAACAGCAGGTTCCTGCATCAGCACCTGGACTGGCTGCTGCAATCTTCCAAGGCCCGGACTAAACAAGTGTCATTAGTATTTCTCGATATCGACAATTTTAAGGAAGTAGTTGACACTCACGGTCACCTTCTTGGCAGCAGAGTCCTGAAAGAAGTGGCCAAGGTAATAGCCAGCAAACTCGACCATGAAGACAAGCTTGTACGCTATGGCGGGGACGAATACGTGATAGTGCTGCCAGATCAAGACAAGAAAGCAGCTCTCGACAAGGTGGTGGCTATCCGTAAATCACTGGCAGAAATGGTGTTCTTGCAGGACAAAGGTCTGAAAATTCACCTGACAGCAAGCTTTGGGGTGGCCAACTACCCGGACGACGCTTGCGATCAGCGAGAACTGCTCCATATCGCCGACAACTCCATGTATCGCAGCAAGGAACTGGGAAAGAACTCCATCACCCTCGCCTGAGCAGCAAGTCCGCAACAGGGCAACTCACCAGCAAGTATCGAAGGCAAAAAGTAGATCCGCCGCAAGTGCTCAAACCCTACATGGTGCCAGGCAGTATAATTAACCCACTGTGGCGTCATGATATTCGCAACTTCAGCTGTCACTGCCAGGGCTCGCATGGGGCTGAGGACTACATCCTTTCTGTGCCTCATTCTGCGGTCCACCAGTGATCCCTACCCTCGAACCACCAGGAGGTGGAATCGGTTTCAATGATCTGAGTAGCTATCTTGCGAGCAAGATCCGTCTTCAACCGGCGGCAGGCGTGCTCGATCCATTTTTCAGCATAGCGATTGCCCAGATCCTGATGCTCCTTGAGCTCCAAGATAAGATCGAGCTGGTCTGCATCGCGCGCCAACATCGCCTCACGACTCTTGCCCTCATTGAATTCCTGTAACAGCAGCTCTATTTCGTCACCAAAAGGCAGGGTGTTGGCAAGATCTCGGACAGCTTTAGCTTCCCTCACCTGCACATACTGTTTATTGACGTAGTTCAAGTCGCCGGTGCGGGACTCGGGAAGATCGTGAAACAGACACATCCGCAACAGCCGAAAGGCATCGACATCCTTGGCCAGCCTGCCCAGAGTAAGACCGATCAAGGCAGTTCTAAACACATGCTCGGCCACAGACTCCCTGCCGGAGCCGAGGAATTGAAAACCGCTCCGCGGTGTTTTCTTGAGCATGCCCAGCTCAAAGAAGTAATTGACAATTGCTTTGAGATTATCTTTCATTGACGCAGCGCCTGAGTCACTGTTTTATCAAACTCCCTTCACCTGGAAATCTCTGTGAGCAGGCAGGCCGCCGATGCTCTGAGCATGAATAACTCCATTGATTACTGCCTCGGCCATAAGGTCAGCAGCCAGCGCCCCCACAACACTCACCTCCACACCCGTGTATTCCCCAGTACAGAGAGCGAACACGGTATCGCCATCGTAGAGAGTGTGGGCAGGCACCACCACACGAGATATGCCTGCCTGGGCCATCTGGGCTATCCTGGTCGCCCCGGCCTTGTCGAATCTCGCATTGGTGGCCACCACGCCCAAGACTGTATTGCCCGCTGCAAAGCCCCGAAGTACTTCGAGTTCGCGCAAACATTTGCCGGCGTCGGCAAAACCTTGTCCGTCTGGAGAACGAGCTCCGGCGAGCAACTGGCCGTTTGCTCGGGAGCGGACGTCGCCAAAGGCATTGACCACAGCAAGCGTCCAGATCTGCAGCCCTCTGCTATTTTCAAATGAGGAGAAGCCCTGCCCCCCCTTCATGGCCCGCTCGATGCCGAAAAGTTTTCCCACAGTGCTCCCGGTGCCGGCCCCAGCATTTCCCTGAGCAACTCTGTTGTCTACAGCTTGCTCACACGCTCTGTAGCCCATGCTGGCGTCTGGGAGGACCCTATGTCTGTTCAGGGCCAGATCAAACACCACAGCACCAACCACGATGGGCACAATGCCATATCCGGTTACAAATCCGCAGTTTCTTTCCCGCAAGTACTCCATCACACCCCTGACCGAGGCAAGGCCATAAGCACTGCCCCCGGTCAGCACCACTGCGTGCACCCGATCCACCAGGTTTTCAGGCCGCAGGGCATCGGTGCCGTGCGTACCAGGTGCACCGCCGCGCACATCCACTCCCGCAACAGCCCCAGCCTCAGCCAGTACTACGGTGCAACCGGTGCAGTGATCCTTGTCAGTAACCTGGCCGATCAGTAGCCCTGTTATGCTGTTATAGTGCTGCAAATTCACCGAAGATTCCATCGCCTGTTCAGAAGCATATCCCTGCTTATTCTATGCTCATCCAGAGCTTTATGGGCAGCCGCCCGAATTGAAGTACCCACCACCAGGAAACCCTCAATATTCCTTCATCTGCAAGATGTGGTGACCGCAGGCAAAGATACTATGTTTCAATCTTTGAGCTCTTCTACGTATTTCTGCAAGTATTGATAGATCTCCCTGCCGATGCGCACTCCCAGATCAATTATTTCAGGACCGTACTGCCGACCGATATTGGTCCTGAAACTGTCACGAATCCGCAAGATGCCGCTTACTCCCCAGGGAAACTTTTCCACGAGATCTACTACTTCAATATCGCGATAATCAGCCATATACCACACCGTGTGAGTGAAATTATCCGGACCCCAGCGAAACTTGTCAGCGTCATAAAGGGCGTCGCCCAACAGCTGCCCGGCCAGACTCTCACAGACCTGCCTGTCAGCAAAGGCTTCATGGTTGATAATGGCCTCGGCCACACAGTTCACTTCAGAAGGCTTCAATGGAAAGTCTCGCAAGAGATCTCTGGCAGCCTGGGCACCAGCCTCGGCATGACTCTCCTGGCCCCGTCTTATGTCGTGCAGCAGGCCTGCAAGCTGAACGAGCACGAGGGCCCGCTCCAACTCTTGCTGCACAGTAAAATATTTTTCCCCCTCCAGCAACAAAATGGTCCCGGCATCCAGGCTCACCTTTGTGGCGTGCTGCAGCCCGTGACCGAAATTATCCAGCAAGAAAGGGCGCACCAGTTCACGGCAGTGCTTCAAGATGGGATGCTGGAAAAAGGTGCGGCGGGATATGGCACGTGTAGGTCTGAAACGGGCATAGAATTCCGGCACCTTATAGCGCGAGGCAATGCGCCGGGATTCTGTCATCAAGCGATGATAGATCTCTTGCATGGCTTGCAGTATTTCTCCGAGCAAGCTGCAGCAGCAGCTCACTCACTCATTTCCGCGGGAAGGTGGATCTTCTCTCTTTTCTCGACTATTGCATTTAAAGGTAAAAAATACTAGCTACTCCATTACCCTGCAATCGACCAGTCCACGACCACAGGCCGATGTCAATGGAGATTGTACTTTTCGTTTAGGAGCCTGCGAAAGCGCGGCAGATAGATGAGGTCAAAGGTCTCTTCCTTGCCCGGAAAAAGACGCAGGGCCTGACTCCTGACTCCCTGCACCACGCTGCGTGCTTGCTCCAGCGGCATCTCAGTCTGGGCGATGAAGGCTAGAGAAAAGTCTACCAGGAAACGCAGCGTCTTTACTTTCCTGTTTTCCTCTTCTATTTCTCCCTTTGTTAGCTGCTGTTCAGGACGCACTGTCAAACCTGTCTCCTGTCTTCAGTCCCTGCTGCTCGGCAAACTCCGAGGCGGCCATCTTGCCGCCCTTTGCAGGTCGCACCTTGGCAACATGCAACTTCGCCCCATCCAGTGCAATGTGCAGGCCCGCAGCATCCACCTCGAGGATGGTTCCAGGAGCCGCTTCTGTTTGTGCAGAAGACATGCTGGCGCCATAGAAGCGGACCTTTTCACCCTGCCAGAAACCATAGGCCCCTGGCTGCGGATCACAACCGCGTATGAGATTGTAGACAGTCGCCGCAGGCTTGGCCCAGTCTATGCCCGCGACCTTGTCGTCACAGGGAGGCTCATAAGTTGCCTCCTCTTCCTTCTGAGGGATGCGCGGTGCTTTGCCCTCCTTGATCAGGTCAACGGCCTCCAGTATCGCCTCGATCCCCATCGGGAAAAGATGTTGGAAATAGAGAGAACCTGTGGTGTCATCTGGGCCGATCTCTATTTCCTTTTGCAGTAGAATGGGGCCTGTGTCGATGCCGCCATCCGGCCAGAAAATCGTTAGGCCGGTCCTGGTATCACCCATAATGACGGCCCAATTGATGGCACTAGCCCCTCTGTGCCGAGGAAGAATCGACGGATGGTAGCAAATGGCTCCCTGTTTGGGCAACTCAAAATAGCGTGCCGAGATTATGTCTGTCACAAAGGCTAGGATGGTCAATTCCGGCTCAAACTCAGCGTACTCCTGAAAAACCTGGTCATCCCGATAGGTCCGCGGCTGCACCACTGCAACTCCCCTGGACAGAGCCGCCTCTTTGAGAGGATCTAGGCGACCGCCTGGCCTGTCTACTGGACAGTAAACTGCAACCACCTGTTCACCTTTCTCCAATAATCTCTCGAACACCTTGGCTCCGAATGCTGCCTGGCCTATAACAATTATCCGCATACTTCACCTCCCGTCTATCTCATCCCCATCCTGGCAGCCGCAATAAATCCTCGGATTTTAACCTTTGTACTAATTTGCCTCTTTTGATGGGTAAATCGTATCACACCAGCCTACAAAGATAAATTCAGCCAGCCTCTTCACAGCCCGTCAAGCGAGGATAATGAAGCCATCTGCCCACTGGAAGCTCCTGAGCGGCCCTGCTCCTGACATCTGTACGGATATACCCTCCCGATGATGCCGGCGCTGCAATGATAGGGAAATTCTCGCAGAGTGGCAGTACTGTGAAATTGAACCCCTCCCAGGACAATAGCTAACTTCCACCCTCCTCCTTGCCATCATGCAAAGGCTCCGACGATTGAAAACCAATCAGACCCCTTTTGCCGAGTTCCCTGAGAAAGCTACTTACAGCAATCTCTGCTTCACGACGATTCAAATGATATTTGCGCGACAGAATTTCTATGATGTCTGCAACAGTGCGATTGCCATCAACAAGTTTCCAGGTGAGAGTCCCCATCTCGTCCAGCTGCAGTTTTCTGACAAGTGAGTCTCGTGCTCTCAAACCAGTGCGAACGGCCAAAGCCAGCAGCCAGGGTTTCAAAGCAAGTGGATAATTCAGCATCGCAAAGCCTTTGCTGTCCACACTCTCGGTCACCATCTGGTTCTTGACCGGTCGACATTCAAGAGCTCGAGAGCGGCTGAAATCTTCACTGCCTGGAAAGACTTCTGCTTTTTTTCTTCTAAATAACTTCATAGTTTCGACACATCTCGTCCAGAAACTCCAAATTCAGAGGTTGCAAACTTCGTCCTTCGACGCCAATTATCTGATTTTTGTTCAGCAGATGCCAGACTCTAACCCAGCGGTACAGGCTTGCCTTCTTGATCCTGGTGCGCAACCGTGCAAGCCATCCCGCGGCAGAAGCATGTTGCCATTGCAGGCATGGCGCCGACAAGAACTGCAGACTTTTTACATCATTTTTCTCAATATGGCGGCTGTCCTTTAAAGTGGAGACGAACCACTGCTGGAAATCATTGTCTCTGAGCAGGACGTTTGCCGGGCTCCAGCGGCTGAACAACAATTCCTCCCTGCCGCACCTGAAGTGCAGACAATAGTGTCCTGGCTGAAATTGATGGTCAAGCAGTTCAAAACATTCTGGAACTGACAGCCGGATCCCGTAAACAGCCCAGG comes from the Deltaproteobacteria bacterium genome and includes:
- a CDS encoding HD domain-containing protein, translating into MKDNLKAIVNYFFELGMLKKTPRSGFQFLGSGRESVAEHVFRTALIGLTLGRLAKDVDAFRLLRMCLFHDLPESRTGDLNYVNKQYVQVREAKAVRDLANTLPFGDEIELLLQEFNEGKSREAMLARDADQLDLILELKEHQDLGNRYAEKWIEHACRRLKTDLARKIATQIIETDSTSWWFEGRDHWWTAE
- a CDS encoding methionyl-tRNA formyltransferase, which translates into the protein MRIIVIGQAAFGAKVFERLLEKGEQVVAVYCPVDRPGGRLDPLKEAALSRGVAVVQPRTYRDDQVFQEYAEFEPELTILAFVTDIISARYFELPKQGAICYHPSILPRHRGASAINWAVIMGDTRTGLTIFWPDGGIDTGPILLQKEIEIGPDDTTGSLYFQHLFPMGIEAILEAVDLIKEGKAPRIPQKEEEATYEPPCDDKVAGIDWAKPAATVYNLIRGCDPQPGAYGFWQGEKVRFYGASMSSAQTEAAPGTILEVDAAGLHIALDGAKLHVAKVRPAKGGKMAASEFAEQQGLKTGDRFDSAS
- a CDS encoding P1 family peptidase, giving the protein MESSVNLQHYNSITGLLIGQVTDKDHCTGCTVVLAEAGAVAGVDVRGGAPGTHGTDALRPENLVDRVHAVVLTGGSAYGLASVRGVMEYLRERNCGFVTGYGIVPIVVGAVVFDLALNRHRVLPDASMGYRACEQAVDNRVAQGNAGAGTGSTVGKLFGIERAMKGGQGFSSFENSRGLQIWTLAVVNAFGDVRSRANGQLLAGARSPDGQGFADAGKCLRELEVLRGFAAGNTVLGVVATNARFDKAGATRIAQMAQAGISRVVVPAHTLYDGDTVFALCTGEYTGVEVSVVGALAADLMAEAVINGVIHAQSIGGLPAHRDFQVKGV
- a CDS encoding sensor domain-containing diguanylate cyclase produces the protein MTCLEICKALTSTFNMDQILFIIIKRLSELLRADNWTLFLLDSKKKELYFEVVVGLDKETLEDVRIKVGEGIAGTVARTGEPVLVPDVRLDDRFCNRVDNLTGFVTRSLICLPLKMQGSIIGVLEVVNPEDQTLFQPEFMPVLAILADYVAIAINNARNYKQIELLSITDDVTGYYNSRFLHQHLDWLLQSSKARTKQVSLVFLDIDNFKEVVDTHGHLLGSRVLKEVAKVIASKLDHEDKLVRYGGDEYVIVLPDQDKKAALDKVVAIRKSLAEMVFLQDKGLKIHLTASFGVANYPDDACDQRELLHIADNSMYRSKELGKNSITLA
- a CDS encoding PqqD family protein, giving the protein MKLFRRKKAEVFPGSEDFSRSRALECRPVKNQMVTESVDSKGFAMLNYPLALKPWLLALAVRTGLRARDSLVRKLQLDEMGTLTWKLVDGNRTVADIIEILSRKYHLNRREAEIAVSSFLRELGKRGLIGFQSSEPLHDGKEEGGS
- a CDS encoding HD domain-containing protein, with translation MQEIYHRLMTESRRIASRYKVPEFYARFRPTRAISRRTFFQHPILKHCRELVRPFLLDNFGHGLQHATKVSLDAGTILLLEGEKYFTVQQELERALVLVQLAGLLHDIRRGQESHAEAGAQAARDLLRDFPLKPSEVNCVAEAIINHEAFADRQVCESLAGQLLGDALYDADKFRWGPDNFTHTVWYMADYRDIEVVDLVEKFPWGVSGILRIRDSFRTNIGRQYGPEIIDLGVRIGREIYQYLQKYVEELKD